A part of Plasmodium sp. gorilla clade G2 genome assembly, chromosome: 8 genomic DNA contains:
- a CDS encoding trypsin-like serine protease, putative, protein MIKLSICLFYYRTHQLWKHRLSFLPMYLHEISVMKTKKYKFEYIKNSVKDHLQKIFLEKFIYLSYCEEINNNKSSNEHTEKKGNIYRQKTMKNTNHELNYSFNIPNNIYNSFVTIHKYNKKKTSSEDSFKVDDLIFLGSGFIYNKNGYILTAAHNIANKEDIFVIKNGDNFFIATIIGLHKESDVCVLKINSKEKLSYINLDTIRDDLKQGEVVIAYGQIQKFDKETCSVGIVNHPKQTFSKFENFNAKKQISLYPFIQISNPINKGMSGSPLIDQHGNLVGMIQKKIDNYGLALPSNVLKNIALFLQNKGNYKEPSLGIMFKEKELTLKNGSTFKKELKIHNIVPKSPAEIAGLKKDDIILSMNKKIINNICQIHEILNSSSVNPVEIEIMRHNKKQKMKVKY, encoded by the exons atgataaaattGTCCATAtgcttattttattatagaaCACATCAGCTGTGGAAGCACAGGCTGAGTTTTTTACCAATGTATCTTCATGAAATATCAGTTATGAAGACTAAAAAGTAtaaatttgaatatataaaaaatagtgTAAAGGATCATTTACAGAAGATATTTTTAGaaaagtttatatatttatcctaCTGCGAAgagataaataataataaatcatcCAATGAACATACGGAAAAAAagggaaatatatata gACAAAAAACTATGAAAAACACAAATCATgaattaaattattcatttaatataccaaataatatatataacagcTTTGTTactattcataaatataataaaaagaaaacatcATCTGAAGATAGTTTTAAAGTAGATGACTTAATATTCTTGGGATCTGGATTTATTTACAACAAAAATG gatACATTTTGACAGCTGCACATAACATTGCg aaCAAAGAAGACatatttgttataaaaaatggagataatttttttatagctACAATAATAGGGTTGCATAaag aATCAGATGTTTGTGTTTTGAAAATTAATTCAAAGGAAAAACTTTCCTATATAAACTtag ATACTATAAGGGATGACTTAAAACAAGGAGAAGTTGTTATTGCATATGGACAAATTCAA AAATTTGACAAAGAAACTTGCAGTGTTGGGATAGTAAATCACCCAAAGCAAACTTTTTCTAAATTTGAAAATTTTAAtgcaaaaaaacaaataagcTTGTATCCATTTATTCAAATTAGCAATCCTATAAATAAAG gtaTGTCCGGTTCACCACTTATCGATCAACATGGAAATCTTGTGGGCatgatacaaaaaaaaattgataattatgg GTTGGCTTTGCCTTCTAATGTTTTAAAGAACATAGcattatttttacaaaataagGGAAATTACAAAGAACCATCATtag GAATAATgtttaaagaaaaagaattgaCTCTTAAAAACGGTTCCACCTTCAAAAAAG agttaaaaattcataatattGTGCCAAAATCACCTGCTGAAATTGCGGgtttaaaaaaagatgatattattttaagCATGAATAAAAagattataaataatatttgtcAG atTCATGAAATCTTAAATAGTTCTTCGGTCAATCCCGTAGAAATTGAAATAATGCGTCAtaacaaaaaacaaaaaatgaag gtcaaatattga
- a CDS encoding sporozoite surface protein 3, putative, producing MSNILLYIFFHIFFFFFCNPVKGEGYICDFSSEKYNIYFDEQKDDVICYHEIYEGDSIGIIIPRYKEGNENIYIKTNCFNEVSLESSGNNALSIYDIFNDDEITLFDQNSIFYTEYISSILHIKKVKKNTYLHCVFESKDVNDLTTHKGIAKIAIKNVPSNKNNKLINDVDNNSPLSFKNNLTNKLVIDLLNKIDIIKDDKLNNQNNDDNKFLVEAKPGDILYLLGIKRKNKKYVFFDENCPLHFERIGSIYKYIFPIINEMEEIYNCTLYVDDDVSTNKKIVGELKITFVSKSPSISDINIDVLKKYIHNDIEQKLYQLLYGDISNNVNKYAEQSLDINNTETSAIQFMNLNADNCNNNECTEFFNNSTCSSYCGKGYRLLNSNNHIYDEQMVVPCYNGECKPEDEIEPLYIFAHTSMVFFCIICTILILTIYNFMKTEKKNKVSDDPFITYDSNLSKK from the coding sequence ATGTCGAACATATtgctatatattttttttcatatattttttttctttttttgtaacCCTGTGAAGGGTGAAGGATACATTTGTGACTTTTCTTcggaaaaatataatatatattttgatgaaCAGAAAGATGATGTAATATGCTATCATGAAATATATGAAGGAGATAGTATTGGAATAATTATACCTAGATATAAAGAAggtaatgaaaatatatatataaaaacaaattgtTTTAATGAAGTATCATTGGAATCATCAGGAAATAATGCATTAtctatatatgatatatttaacgATGATGAAATAACTTTATTTGATCAAAATTCGATATTTTATACTGAATATATTTCAtctattttacatataaaaaaagtgaaGAAAAATACCTATCTTCATTGTGTATTTGAAAGTAAGGATGTAAATGATTTAACTACGCATAAAGGTATAGCAAAAATTGCAATTAAAAATGTCCCAagtaataagaataataaattaattaatgaTGTAGATAATAATTCCCCTCTTTCGttcaaaaataatttaacaaATAAACTTGTCATTGATCtgttaaataaaatagatataattaaagatgataaattgaataatcaaaataatgatgataacaaATTTCTTGTTGAAGCAAAACCAGGAGATATACTTTACTTGTTAGGAatcaaaaggaaaaataagaaatatgtttttttcgATGAAAATTGTCCATTACATTTTGAAAGGATTggaagtatatataaatatattttcccgataataaatgaaatggaggaaatatataattgtacTTTATATGTTGATGATGATGTAAgtacaaacaaaaaaattgttGGTGAATTAAAAATTACTTTTGTATCTAAAAGTCCAAGTATTAGTGATATCAATATagatgttttaaaaaaatatattcataatgatatagaacaaaaattatatcaaCTTTTATATGGAGATATTTCAAATAACGTAAATAAATATGCAGAACAAAGtctagatataaataatactgAAACATCTGCAATTCAATTTATGAATCTTAATGCTgataattgtaataataatgaatgtACTGAATTCTTTAATAATTCAACATGTTCGTCATATTGTGGTAAAGGATACAGATTATTAAATagtaataatcatatatatgatgaacaAATGGTTGTTCCTTGTTATAATGGAGAATGTAAACCAGAAGATGAAATTGAACCTTTATATATCTTTGCTCATACATCTATGGTTTTCTTCTGTATTATCTGTACCATATTAATTCTtaccatatataattttatgaaaacagaaaaaaaaaataaagtcaGTGATGATCCATTCATAACTTACGATTCAAATTTGAGTAAAAAGTAG
- a CDS encoding GTPase, putative: protein MPNKGKSSYFLYIFYLTVFINLMCIHGYIQKKIYIKSLPNHKPPLYKTNNNNDNNKEDLEYKLYKNISFNKIKTNLKNLLVVNKNINISDIKYFSCIGKFHDYEKIENYGVNEICILGRSNVGKSTFLRNFIRYLLKINENKDIKVSKNSGCTRSINLYSFENEKRKRLFIITDMPGLGYAEGIGKKKMDYLRKNLDDYIFLRNQICLFFILIDMSVDVQRIDLSLVDMIKRTNVPFRVICTKSDKYDSNLDGRLNAIKNFYNLDKIPIPISKFSKTNYINIFKEIQYHCNLDK from the exons ATGCCAAATAAAGGAAAAagttcttattttttatatatattttatctgaCAGTCTTTATTAATTTGATGTGTATTCATGGTTACatacaaaagaaaatttatattaaatcattGCCAAATCACAAACCTCCATTGtataaaa ctaataataataatgataataataaagaggACTTGGAATATAaactttataaaaatatcagctttaataaaataaaaacaaacctaaaaaatttattagttgtaaacaaaaatattaatatatcagacattaaatatttttcctgCATCg gCAAATTTCATGATTATGAAAAGATTGAAAATTATGGAGTAAATGAAATTTGCATATTAGGAAGAAGTAATGTTGGAAAGTCTACTTTTCTTCGAAATTTTATaagatatttattaaaaataaatgaaaataaagatattaaaGTTTCCAAGAATAGTGGATGTACAAGATCTATAAATCTATATTCttttgaaaatgaaaaaagaaaacgattatttattataactgATATGCCAGGTTTAGGATATGCTGAAGGGAtaggcaaaaaaaaaatggattaTTTAAGGAAAAATTTGGATgattatatctttttaagAAACCAAATTTGTTTGTTCTTTATCTTAATTGATATGAGTGTAGATGTACAGAGAATAGATTTATCTCTAGTGGATATGATaaa AAGAACCAATGTTCCCTTTCGTGTTATATGTACAAAGAGTGACAAATATGATTCAAACTTAGATGGGAGACTGAATGCAatcaaaaatttttataacctTGATAAAATTCCTATACCTATTTCAAAATTTTCCAAAACAAACta tataaatatattcaaggAAATTCAATATCACTGTAATTTAGACAAATAA